A region of Notolabrus celidotus isolate fNotCel1 chromosome 4, fNotCel1.pri, whole genome shotgun sequence DNA encodes the following proteins:
- the LOC117811717 gene encoding LOW QUALITY PROTEIN: bone morphogenetic protein receptor type-1A-like (The sequence of the model RefSeq protein was modified relative to this genomic sequence to represent the inferred CDS: inserted 2 bases in 2 codons; deleted 1 base in 1 codon), with product MAGLTFCLAVMAASLVLTLRADAAGQNPDHVLQGTGVKPEARRPGEDSTIAPEDAERYLSCYCSGHCPEDATNNTCQTNGQCFAIIEEDEHGEAILTSGCMKYEGSHFQCKDSPKAQTRXTIECCNTDFCNRDLQPTLPPQAPPEGSPHWLAFLISMMVCCCTLICVTVVCYYRNKLQMERRHYQKDQEQEVFMTGVDSLKDLIHQSQSSGSGSGLPLLVQRTIAKQIQMVRQIGKGRYGEVWLGRWRGEKVAVKVFFTREEASWFRETEIYQTVLMRHENILGFIAADIKGTGAYTQLFLITDNHENGSLYDYLKLTTLDTQSLLRLAYSAACGLCHLHTEIYGTQGKPAIAHRDLKSKNILIKKNGTCCIADLGLAVKFNSDTNEVDVPLSTRVGTRRYMAPEVLDESLNKNHFQAYIMADMYSYGLVIWEMARRCITGGIAEDYQLPYYEMVPSDPSYEDMLEVVCVKGLRPTVSNRWNSDECLRAMLKLMSECWAHNPASRLTILRVXKTLAKMVESQDIKI from the exons ctgcAGGTCAGAATCCAGACCATGTCCTGCAGGGGACAGGGGTGAAACCTGAGGCACGGCGACCTGGCGAGGACTCAACCATTGCGCCCGAGGACGCCGAGCGTTACCTCAGCTGCTACTGCTCCGGACACTGTCCTGAGGACGCCACCAACAACACCTGCCA GACCAACGGTCAGTGTTTTGCAATCATCGAGGAAGACGAGCACGGTGAAGCCATCCTAACCTCTGGCTGCATGAAGTATGAAGGCTCACACTTCCAGTGCAAG gACTCTCCTAAAGCTCAAACCA AGACTATCGAGTGCTGCAACACAGACTTCTGCAACAGAGACCTGCAGCCCACCCTCCCCCCTCAGGCTCCCCCAG AGGGAAGCCCTCATTGGCTGGCCTTCCTCATCTCCATGATGGTCTGCTGCTGCACTCTGATCTGTGTCACCGTCGTCTGTTACTACAG GAACAAGTTGCAGATGGAGCGTCGGCACTATCAGAAGGATCAGGAGCAGGAAGTTTTCATGACTGGTGTAGATTCGCTCAAAGACCTCATCCACCAATCGCAGAGCTCAGGCAGTGGCTCGGGGCTCCCCCTGCTG GTGCAGCGGACCATCGCCAAGCAGATCCAGATGGTACGTCAGATCGGGAAGGGGCGGTACGGCGAGGTGTGGCTGGGCCGCTGGAGGGGCGAGAAGGTGGCGGTCAAAGTCTTCTTCACCCGCGAAGAAGCAAGCTGGTTCAGAGAGACCGAGATCTACCAGACCGTCCTGATGAGACATGAAAACATCCTGG gcttCATTGCAGCTGACATTAAGGGCACAGGTGCCTATACGCAGCTCTTCCTCATCACGGATAACCACGAGAACGGCTCCCTGTACGACTACCTGAAGCTGACAACGCTCGACACGCAGTCTCTGCTGCGGCTGGCGTATTCTGCCGCCTGCGGCCTCTGCCACCTGCACACAGAGATCTACGGCACCCAGGGCAAGCCGGCCATCGCCCACCGAGACCTGAAGAGCAAAAACATCCTGATCAAGAAGAATGGCACCTGCTGCATCGCAGACCTCGGCCTCGCTGTGAAGTTCAACAG TGACACAAATGAGGTGGACGTCCCTCTGAGCACTCGGGTGGGGACGAGGCGCTACATGGCTCCCGAGGTCCTGGACGAAAGCCTCAACAAGAACCACTTCCAGGCTTACATCATGGCCGACATGTACAGCTACGGCCTCGTCATCTGGGAGATGGCCCGGCGCTGCATCACCGGAg gtaTTGCGGAGGACTACCAGCTGCCGTACTATGAGATGGTGCCCTCTGACCCCTCCTATGAAGACATGCtggaggttgtgtgtgtgaaaggactTCGGCCCACAGTG TCCAACCGCTGGAACAGTGATGAG TGCCTTCGAGCCATGCTGAAGCTGATGTCAGAGTGTTGGGCTCATAACCCAGCCTCCCGCCTCACCATCCTCAGAG AGAAGACGCTCGCCAAGATGGTGGAGTCCCAGGACATCAAGATCTGA